A window of Nicotiana tabacum cultivar K326 chromosome 24, ASM71507v2, whole genome shotgun sequence contains these coding sequences:
- the LOC107809579 gene encoding proteasome subunit alpha type-3, which produces MSSIGTGYDLSVTTFSPDGRVFQIEYAGKAVDNSGTVVGIKCKDGIVLGVEKLIASKMMLPGSNRRIHSVHRHSGMAVAGLAADGRQIVARAKSEATNYESTYGEPIPVKELAERVASYVHLCTLYWWLRPFGCGVILGGYDRDGPQLYMVEPSGVSYRYFGAAIGKGRQAAKTEIEKLKLSEMTCRQGVIEVAKIIYGVHDEAKDKAFELEMSWVCDESNRQHQKVPADLLEEAKAAAKAALEEMDAD; this is translated from the exons ATGAGCAGCATAGGAACAGGATATGACTTATCGGTGACGACATTCTCCCCGGACGGCAGAGTATTTCAGATCGAATACGCCGGCAAAGCCGTCGATAACAGTGGTACTGTTGTCGGAATCAAATGCAAGGACGGAATCGTTTTG GGAGTTGAGAAGCTGATTGCGTCTAAAATGATGTTGCCGGGATCTAACCGTCGGATTCACTCCGTTCATCGCCATTCTGGCATG GCTGTTGCAGGACTGGCTGCAGATGGGAGGCAAATTGTTGCCCGTGCGAAGTCTGAAGCAACCAACTATGAAAG TACATATGGTGAACCAATTCCGGTGAAAGAGCTTGCAGAACGTGTTGCTAGTTATGTTCATTTATGCACACTTTATTGGTGGCTCAG GCCTTTCGGATGTGGGGTGATCCTTGGAGGCTATGATAGAGATGGACCTCAACTATACATGGTTGAGCCGTCTGGTGTCTCCTAT AGGTACTTTGGTGCTGCTATTGGGAAGGGCAGACAAGCTGCTAAGAC AGAAATTGAAAAGTTGAAGCTCTCTGAAATGACGTGTCGGCAAGGGGTAATTGAGGTAGCCAAAAT AATATACGGAGTACATGATGAGGCAAAGGACAAGGCGTTTGAACTGGAAATGAGTTGGGTGTGTGATGAGTCTAATCGACAGCATCAGAAG GTTCCTGCCGATTTGTTAGAGGAAGCCAAGGCTGCGGCTAAAGCTGCACTTGAAGAGATGGATGCAGATTAG